From Scleropages formosus chromosome 25, fSclFor1.1, whole genome shotgun sequence, a single genomic window includes:
- the tut1 gene encoding speckle targeted PIP5K1A-regulated poly(A) polymerase isoform X1 has translation MELDNDVQQTPKGGFHCRLCDINVPNKASLDDHLKGRKHQKLYSVRETRRLQEKRSVFVSGFQPETSQLQLTDYFEQFGPVSEVIMDKEKGVYAIVEFGEVAGLQAALSHSQHTLGGQKLRVKPREKKEFRYIPKKKQDTKNLLTVEQLSQDLCQAASVNEQMHRLVERFQLSESERKVRELLVELLQEVFTEFFPECRIVAFGSSVNTFDIHSCDLDLFLDLENTKIFQAKARSSSEQQAGEGLLEDTCSEDSILSDIDLSTASPSEVLELVAMVLRKCVPGAHKVQVLSSARLPVVKFSHRELGLQGDVSINNRLAVRNTRFLQLCSGLDGRLRPLMYTIRYWAKQKQLAGNPFGGGPLLNNYALTLLVIFFLQNREPPILPSVNQLKEMACEEEQCVIEGWDCTFPSQPIAVPQSKNTEDLCALLAAFFTFCEQFDFAGSVVSLREGRALPVTAFLSKDEEANEAPVGEHLEMEEMRAKPRAPKLGPLNVLDPFELSHNVAGNLNERTQRSFRHECEEAAKYCRSLQYQRKSAKGKVWGLVRLFIPRDGDAPSSTGDAARQLVVSIPFKVTVLSETLRRRLHSAGDLFRQLWFTEVCKAILAVFQRVLGCTVVHGKTAEVPKGGYEGVDCSDTKTIGEESQAAPTEDEKHGVATTSKAVPVAACENGNRMSNRETNGVCRTSVSCSSANSDSSPLKQGKGVKRTLSEEEALPICPADKKPKLHSAAESGVVQWWCEVQHRVWAGRRKARRDLLKSLPETSRPEVGSVELEAEVTQRILLDHPAAEKLLQFAVEAKVLGGTEDTRAELRFTPCDEHASIFQDFFHFLELFLPKITEKLLEKVD, from the exons ATGGAGCTTGATAACGACGTGCAACAGACCCCGAAAGGGGGGTTTCATTGCAGATTATGTGATATCAACGTGCCCAATA AGGCCAGTCTAGATGACCATTTGAAAGGGAGAAAGCACCAAAAGCTGTACAGTGTGCGGGAGACCAGGCGCTTGCAGGAGAAGCGCAGTGTGTTTGTCAGCGGTTTTCAACCTGAGACGTCTCAGCTGCAGTTAACGGACTACTTTGAGCAGTTTGGACCTGTGTCTGAGGTCATCATGGATAAGGAAAAG GGAGTATATGCCATTGTGGAGTTCGGGGAGGTGGCCGGTCTACAGGCAGCACTGTCTCATTCCCAGCACACTCTGGGTGGCCAGAAGCTGCGGGTGAAACCCAGGGAGAAGAAGGAATTCAGATACATACCCAAGAAGAAACAAGACACCAAGAACCTGCTGACTGTGGAGCAGCTGAGCCAGGACCTCTGCCAGGCTGCTTCT GTGAATGAGCAGATGCACAGATTGGTGGAACGGTTCCAGCTGTCAGAGAGCGAGAGGAAGGTGCGGGAGCTGCTCGTGGAATTGCTGCAGGAGGTCTTTACAGAGTTTTTTCCAG aaTGTCGGATTGTCGCCTTTGGCTCCTCTGTCAACACTTTTGACATCCACTCCTGTGACCTGGACCTCTTCCTTGATCTGGAGAATACCAAGATATTTCAGGCCAAAGCCAGGAGCTCCTCTGAGCAG CAGGCAGGGGAGGGGCTTTTAGAAGACACCTGCTCTGAGGATTCCATCCTGTCGGACATTGACCTGTCCACGGCTTCTCCATCCGAAGTGCTTGAGTTGGTGGCAATGGTCCTACGGAAGTGTGTGCCGGGTGCGCACAAGGTCCAGGTGCTCAGCAGCGCCCGTCTCCCTGTGGTTAAGTTCAGCCACCGGGAATTGGGTCTGCAGGGTGACGTTAGCATCAACAACAG GCTGGCTGTGAGAAACACCCGTTTCCTCCAGCTGTGCTCGGGCCTGGATGGCAGACTGCGTCCCTTGATGTACACCATTCGCTACTGGGCAAAACAGAAGCAGCTGGCTG gCAACCCCTTTGGCGGAGGACCTCTCCTCAATAACTATGCCCTGACTTTGCTGGTCATCTTTTTCCTGCAGAATCGGGAACCTCCCATTCTCCCTTCCGTGAATCAGCTCAAAGAGATGGCCT GTGAGGAAGAGCAGTGTGTGATTGAGGGCTGGGACTGCACCTTCCCCAGTCAGCCCATTGCTGTACCCCAAAGCAAGAACACGGAGGATCTTT GTGCCCTTTTGGCTGCTTTCTTCACCTTCTGCGAGCAGTTTGATTTTGCTGGATCAGTTGTGTCCCTTCGGGAAGGCCGGGCCTTACCCGTCACAGCTTTCCTGAGCAAAGACGAGGAAGCAAACGAGGCCCCAGTCGGGGAGCATCTGGAGATGGAGGAGATGAGAGCCAAGCCCCGTGCTCCCAAGCTTGGCCCTCTCAACGTGCTCGACCCATTTGAGCTGTCGCACAATGTGGCAGGCAATCTGAATGAGCGTACACAGAGGAGCTTCCGCCATGAATGTGAGGAGGCAGCTAAGTACTGCCGCAGCCTACAGTATCAGCGTAAGTCTGCCAAGGGGAAGGTGTGGGGATTAGTTCGCCTCTTTATCCCTCGCGATGGGGATGCGCCCAGTTCCACTGGGGATGCAGCGAGACAGCTGGTTGTCAGCATTCCCTTTAAAGTGACCGTGCTCTCAGAGACACTCCGCAGACGGCTCCACTCAGCCGGGGACCTCTTCCGGCAGCTGTGGTTTACGGAGGTGTGTAAAGCCATCTTGGCTGTGTTCCAGCGTGTGCTTGGGTGTACTGTGGTTCATGGGAAAACTGCTGAGGTGCCAAAGGGTGGGTACGAAGGGGTTGATTGTAGTGATACAAAGACCATTGGTGAAGAAAGTCAAGCTGCTCCTACAGAAGATGAGAAACATGGTGTGGCTACCACCAGCAAAGCCGTCCCAGTGGCTGCGTGTGAAAATGGCAATAGAATGAGCAATCGGGAGACTAATGGCGTGTGTCGTACGAGTGTTTCCTGTTCCTCTGCAAACAGTGATTCCAGTCCTCTGAAACAAGGCAAGGGAGTCAAGAGAACTTTGTCTGAAGAGGAGGCGTTGCCCATCTGTCCTGCTGACAAAAAACCAAAGCTGCACAGCGCCGCAGAGTCGGGAGTGGTCCAGTGGTGGTGCGAGGTGCAGCATAGGGTGTGGGCAGGCCGCCGGAAAGCGAGACGTGACCTGCTCAAGAGCCTTCCAGAGACCTCCAGACCAGAGGTGGGCAGTGTGGAGCTGGAGGCCGAGGTGACACAGCGCATTTTGCTGGACCATCCAGCAGCAGAAAAACTGTTGCAGTTTGCAGTTGAAGCAAAAGTACTGGGAGGTACAGAGGACACCAGAGCTGAGCTGAGGTTCACCCCCTGTGATGAACATGCTAGCATTTTCCAGGACTTCTTCCATTTCCTGGAGTTGTTTCTGCCCAAGATTACAGAGAAGCTCTTGGAGAAGGTTGATTAA
- the tut1 gene encoding speckle targeted PIP5K1A-regulated poly(A) polymerase isoform X2, with translation MELDNDVQQTPKGGFHCRLCDINVPNKASLDDHLKGRKHQKLYSVRETRRLQEKRSVFVSGFQPETSQLQLTDYFEQFGPVSEVIMDKEKGVYAIVEFGEVAGLQAALSHSQHTLGGQKLRVKPREKKEFRYIPKKKQDTKNLLTVEQLSQDLCQAASVNEQMHRLVERFQLSESERKVRELLVELLQEVFTEFFPECRIVAFGSSVNTFDIHSCDLDLFLDLENTKIFQAKARSSSEQAGEGLLEDTCSEDSILSDIDLSTASPSEVLELVAMVLRKCVPGAHKVQVLSSARLPVVKFSHRELGLQGDVSINNRLAVRNTRFLQLCSGLDGRLRPLMYTIRYWAKQKQLAGNPFGGGPLLNNYALTLLVIFFLQNREPPILPSVNQLKEMACEEEQCVIEGWDCTFPSQPIAVPQSKNTEDLCALLAAFFTFCEQFDFAGSVVSLREGRALPVTAFLSKDEEANEAPVGEHLEMEEMRAKPRAPKLGPLNVLDPFELSHNVAGNLNERTQRSFRHECEEAAKYCRSLQYQRKSAKGKVWGLVRLFIPRDGDAPSSTGDAARQLVVSIPFKVTVLSETLRRRLHSAGDLFRQLWFTEVCKAILAVFQRVLGCTVVHGKTAEVPKGGYEGVDCSDTKTIGEESQAAPTEDEKHGVATTSKAVPVAACENGNRMSNRETNGVCRTSVSCSSANSDSSPLKQGKGVKRTLSEEEALPICPADKKPKLHSAAESGVVQWWCEVQHRVWAGRRKARRDLLKSLPETSRPEVGSVELEAEVTQRILLDHPAAEKLLQFAVEAKVLGGTEDTRAELRFTPCDEHASIFQDFFHFLELFLPKITEKLLEKVD, from the exons ATGGAGCTTGATAACGACGTGCAACAGACCCCGAAAGGGGGGTTTCATTGCAGATTATGTGATATCAACGTGCCCAATA AGGCCAGTCTAGATGACCATTTGAAAGGGAGAAAGCACCAAAAGCTGTACAGTGTGCGGGAGACCAGGCGCTTGCAGGAGAAGCGCAGTGTGTTTGTCAGCGGTTTTCAACCTGAGACGTCTCAGCTGCAGTTAACGGACTACTTTGAGCAGTTTGGACCTGTGTCTGAGGTCATCATGGATAAGGAAAAG GGAGTATATGCCATTGTGGAGTTCGGGGAGGTGGCCGGTCTACAGGCAGCACTGTCTCATTCCCAGCACACTCTGGGTGGCCAGAAGCTGCGGGTGAAACCCAGGGAGAAGAAGGAATTCAGATACATACCCAAGAAGAAACAAGACACCAAGAACCTGCTGACTGTGGAGCAGCTGAGCCAGGACCTCTGCCAGGCTGCTTCT GTGAATGAGCAGATGCACAGATTGGTGGAACGGTTCCAGCTGTCAGAGAGCGAGAGGAAGGTGCGGGAGCTGCTCGTGGAATTGCTGCAGGAGGTCTTTACAGAGTTTTTTCCAG aaTGTCGGATTGTCGCCTTTGGCTCCTCTGTCAACACTTTTGACATCCACTCCTGTGACCTGGACCTCTTCCTTGATCTGGAGAATACCAAGATATTTCAGGCCAAAGCCAGGAGCTCCTCTGAGCAG GCAGGGGAGGGGCTTTTAGAAGACACCTGCTCTGAGGATTCCATCCTGTCGGACATTGACCTGTCCACGGCTTCTCCATCCGAAGTGCTTGAGTTGGTGGCAATGGTCCTACGGAAGTGTGTGCCGGGTGCGCACAAGGTCCAGGTGCTCAGCAGCGCCCGTCTCCCTGTGGTTAAGTTCAGCCACCGGGAATTGGGTCTGCAGGGTGACGTTAGCATCAACAACAG GCTGGCTGTGAGAAACACCCGTTTCCTCCAGCTGTGCTCGGGCCTGGATGGCAGACTGCGTCCCTTGATGTACACCATTCGCTACTGGGCAAAACAGAAGCAGCTGGCTG gCAACCCCTTTGGCGGAGGACCTCTCCTCAATAACTATGCCCTGACTTTGCTGGTCATCTTTTTCCTGCAGAATCGGGAACCTCCCATTCTCCCTTCCGTGAATCAGCTCAAAGAGATGGCCT GTGAGGAAGAGCAGTGTGTGATTGAGGGCTGGGACTGCACCTTCCCCAGTCAGCCCATTGCTGTACCCCAAAGCAAGAACACGGAGGATCTTT GTGCCCTTTTGGCTGCTTTCTTCACCTTCTGCGAGCAGTTTGATTTTGCTGGATCAGTTGTGTCCCTTCGGGAAGGCCGGGCCTTACCCGTCACAGCTTTCCTGAGCAAAGACGAGGAAGCAAACGAGGCCCCAGTCGGGGAGCATCTGGAGATGGAGGAGATGAGAGCCAAGCCCCGTGCTCCCAAGCTTGGCCCTCTCAACGTGCTCGACCCATTTGAGCTGTCGCACAATGTGGCAGGCAATCTGAATGAGCGTACACAGAGGAGCTTCCGCCATGAATGTGAGGAGGCAGCTAAGTACTGCCGCAGCCTACAGTATCAGCGTAAGTCTGCCAAGGGGAAGGTGTGGGGATTAGTTCGCCTCTTTATCCCTCGCGATGGGGATGCGCCCAGTTCCACTGGGGATGCAGCGAGACAGCTGGTTGTCAGCATTCCCTTTAAAGTGACCGTGCTCTCAGAGACACTCCGCAGACGGCTCCACTCAGCCGGGGACCTCTTCCGGCAGCTGTGGTTTACGGAGGTGTGTAAAGCCATCTTGGCTGTGTTCCAGCGTGTGCTTGGGTGTACTGTGGTTCATGGGAAAACTGCTGAGGTGCCAAAGGGTGGGTACGAAGGGGTTGATTGTAGTGATACAAAGACCATTGGTGAAGAAAGTCAAGCTGCTCCTACAGAAGATGAGAAACATGGTGTGGCTACCACCAGCAAAGCCGTCCCAGTGGCTGCGTGTGAAAATGGCAATAGAATGAGCAATCGGGAGACTAATGGCGTGTGTCGTACGAGTGTTTCCTGTTCCTCTGCAAACAGTGATTCCAGTCCTCTGAAACAAGGCAAGGGAGTCAAGAGAACTTTGTCTGAAGAGGAGGCGTTGCCCATCTGTCCTGCTGACAAAAAACCAAAGCTGCACAGCGCCGCAGAGTCGGGAGTGGTCCAGTGGTGGTGCGAGGTGCAGCATAGGGTGTGGGCAGGCCGCCGGAAAGCGAGACGTGACCTGCTCAAGAGCCTTCCAGAGACCTCCAGACCAGAGGTGGGCAGTGTGGAGCTGGAGGCCGAGGTGACACAGCGCATTTTGCTGGACCATCCAGCAGCAGAAAAACTGTTGCAGTTTGCAGTTGAAGCAAAAGTACTGGGAGGTACAGAGGACACCAGAGCTGAGCTGAGGTTCACCCCCTGTGATGAACATGCTAGCATTTTCCAGGACTTCTTCCATTTCCTGGAGTTGTTTCTGCCCAAGATTACAGAGAAGCTCTTGGAGAAGGTTGATTAA
- the ndc80 gene encoding kinetochore protein NDC80 homolog, which produces MNRVSGSRQSVLPQRVSENRTSLVNATPQSKDSAFGKLNIPKPQSGTSDRRTSFFGKRFSGAGMPRNSTFGTFGGTEKVKDPRPLHDKSFIQQCIKHLCEFLSEQGFPGTVSIKSLQSPSTKEFLKIFEFIYTLLDPTFQMPTSKIEEEIPRILRDIGYPFALPKSSMYSVGAPHTWPQVLGALIWLIDTVKLFSNMKEKDLLFSDFPESHTEIEEGLEFNKLFLDYTAETYNRFMQGADVFEEEDREYIAKLKKLYNVDEVMLESLAEKHRILSEEAERLEKESQADRLMAKRTEKLKRQTDLQKLQSYRSNLESFKSSLETKAMGISEDLEAIDLQMETLRQEKERLQHILLNQKFSPADIERINRERNELQQTINSLTLSLEEAEQHMWNEEIALAKVKEEAEMELAEYHNLARKLKLIPTCAENACGRDFEIKITSECGPSTMAQYKVQILNPLHNMISEVEEEISILSNKKLSLEEAVEQVRSNITDKMNDLKDLKEQIGKLDEQLEQDMQETAREEEKWAAEMKSMENHKKLLEKKVTDGYDNALEQLTAAQQQYHLVLQETNEQRRSVVNNLHSLFTTAADHLSIVEKFLDDQHKRMNRVYKKSIQEADTELKELKEMVENYIMKADAL; this is translated from the exons ATGAACAGAGTATCTGGCAGTAGGCAGTCCGTGCTGCCGCAGAGGGTGTCCGAAAACAGGACGAGTTTGGTCAATGCCACTCCACAGAG CAAAGACTCAGCATTCGGAAAGCTGAATATTCCAAAGCCACAGTCTGGGACTTCAGATAGAAGAACAAGCTTTTTTGGGAAAAG GTTTAGTGGGGCTGGCATGCCTCGGAACAGTACCTTTGGGACATTTGGGGGGACAGAGAAGGTAAAGGATCCACGGCCCCTGCATGATAAGTCCTTCATCCAGCAGTGCATCAAACATCTCTGCGAG TTTCTGTCAGAGCAAGGTTTCCCTGGAACTGTGTCAATCAAGTCCCTCCAGTCTCCCTCCACCAAAGAATTCCTGAAGATCTTTGAGTTCATCTACACCCTTTTGGATCCCACCTTTCAGATGCCAACTTCTAAGATTGAGGAGGAGATTCCCAGAATTCTTCGAGATATAGG GTATCCTTTTGCATTACCCAAGAGCTCCATGTATTCTGTGGGAGCCCCCCATACATGGCCACAGGTCCTTGGGGCTCTGATTTGGCTTATTGACACTGTGAAG ctttttagcaacatgaaagaaaaagaccTGCTCTTCTCAGATTTTCCAGAGAGCCACACAGAAATCGAAGAGGGACTTGAATTTAACAAG CTTTTTCTTGATTACACGGCTGAGACCTACAACCGTTTTATGCAAGGAGCAGATGTGTTTGAAGAGGAAGACCGTGAATATATAGCTAAACTGA agaaACTTTACAATGTTGATGAGGTCATGTTGGAGTCATTGGCTGAAAAACACAGAATCTTGAGTGAGGAGGCTGAGAGACTGGAGAAAGAGAGTCAGGCg GATCGATTAATGGCTAAACgaacagaaaaactgaaacggCAGACAGACCTTCAGAAGCTTCAGAGCTATCGCAGTAACCTTGAGTCCTTCAAAAGCAGCTTGGAGACCAAAGCAATGGGAATATCTGAGGACCTGGAAGCCATAG ACCTGCAGATGGAGACACTGAGGCAGGAGAAGGAAAGGCTCCAACACATCCTGCTCAACCAGAAGTTCTCTCCAGCAGATATAGAGAGGATCAACCGGGAGAGGAATGAGCTCCAGCAGACTATCAACAGCCTGACTTTGAGCTTAGAGGAGGCTGAGCAGCATATGTGGAATGAAGAAATTGCACTTGCCAAGGTCAAGGAAGAG GCTGAAATGGAACTGGCTGAATATCACAACCTTGCCCGCAAGCTGAAGCTTATTCCCACATGTGCTGAGAATGCTTGCGGGCGAGACTTTGAGATCAAGATCACCTCTGAGTGTGGGCCATCCACAATGGCCCAATACAAAGTCCAGATCCTG AATCCCCTTCACAATATGATTTCTGAAGTCGAGGAAGAGATCAGTATCCTGTCAAACAAGAAGTTAAGCTTGGAAGAGGCAGTGGAACAG GTGAGGTCCAACATCACTGACAAAATGAATGACTTAAAAGACCTGAAAGAGCAAATCGGTAAACTGGATGAGCAGCTTGAGCAGGACATGCAG GAGACAGCCCGCGAGGAGGAAAAGTGGGCTGCAGAAATGAAATCAATGGAGAACCACAAGAAGctcctggagaagaaggtgaCTGATGGCTATGACAATGCTCTTGAGCAACTGACTGCGGCTCAGCAACA ATATCACCTTGTTCTCCAAGAGACCAATGAGCAGCGTCGCTCAGTGGTCAACAATCTACACAGTTTGTTCACAACTGCTGCTGATCACCTGTCCATTGTGGAA AAATTCTTGGATGATCAGCACAAAAGGATGAATCGTGTCTACAAGAAGAGCATTCAGGAAGCAGATACTGAGctgaaagagctgaaggaaaTGGTGGAAAACTACATAATGAAAGCAGATGCTTTGTAG